In the Brevundimonas mediterranea genome, CAGGCCTATGAATACCAGCACATCCTGCACGAGCACCTGTTCTTCAATGAGGAAGCCGCCAACTCGGGCCTGTATGGGTCGATCTTCTTCATGGCGACCGGTTTCCACGGCTTCCACGTCCTGATCGGCACCATCTTCCTGGCGGTCTGCCTGATCCGCCTACTGGCCGGCGACTTCACCCCGCAGAAGCATTTCGGCTTCGAGGCGGCGGCCTGGTACTGGCATTTCGTGGACGTGGTCTGGCTGTTCCTGTTCGCCTTCGTCTACGTCGTCTTCGGTTGATCCCGGACACCACCGACAAGATCGCGGCGGCGGGGGACGAGGGATCGTCTCCCGCCGTCGCCGTTTCCGCCGTGCGGGCGGGACTGAAGGGGCGGTGCCCGCGCTGCGGCCAGGGGCGTCTGTTCGCCGGCTTCCTGAAGGTGCGGGCGGGATGCGAGGCCTGCGGGCTGGATTTCTCGACCATCCAGACCGGCGACGGGCCGGCCAGTTTCATCATGCAGATCGCGGGCTTTCTGGTCGGGTTTTCGGCCCTGGCGGTGGAGATCAAATTCCATCCGCCCATGTGGCTGCACCTGATCGTCTGGCTGCCGCTGGTCGCAGCCCTGTCGCTGGCGCTGATGCGGCCGGGGCGCGGGCTGATGATCGGCTTGCAGTACAGGAACCAAAGCGCCCCCTCCACCGCTGCGCGGTCCCCCTCCCCCGATCCGCTTCGCTCCACGGGGGAGGATATATGAGGCGGTTTCCCTGGATATTGACGCTGCTGACGGTCGCGGCCCTGGTCCTGCTGATCGGGTTGGGCCTGTGGCAGGTCGAGCGGCTGAAGTGGAAAGAGGGGCTGATCGCGGCGTCCGAGGCGGCGGCGGCCAAGCCGCCCGCGCCGCTGGATCAGGTGCTGGCGGCCGATCCGGACGGGGGCG is a window encoding:
- a CDS encoding DUF983 domain-containing protein → MIPDTTDKIAAAGDEGSSPAVAVSAVRAGLKGRCPRCGQGRLFAGFLKVRAGCEACGLDFSTIQTGDGPASFIMQIAGFLVGFSALAVEIKFHPPMWLHLIVWLPLVAALSLALMRPGRGLMIGLQYRNQSAPSTAARSPSPDPLRSTGEDI